In Candidatus Binataceae bacterium, a single genomic region encodes these proteins:
- a CDS encoding O-antigen ligase family protein translates to MSLLAVLPALVALIVCLRRGPSYALIAVYLPVLLLLPDELRWPFSGHLTLSESAILPIAVFFIIKRGREWRWSLADFLVVALIVLTTISEGINRDAAHARNLALNLFCTTALPYMLAKGLFERELLGAAFAKRFAICATVVAIVSVYEFRMGVDLFERVIIPLFPGRSITAQLFRYAYARIQGPWTQPILAGILFAGAYRLTRWLEWSGNWPGRVPCLPISKTRFCEILIVLGSIMTVSRGPWVGAAAGGICVVLVRARRRLVALAVTLAVAIMIGGPVNSAFKSYASVDRLTAATDTQATAAYRYELLQKYVAIVEERPTWGWGSSLFPRVDNLDSIDNQYLLVALDQGIYTLAVFVGLLVWMIVRLLRFALFQQRGGGAMLLGVSLLGTIVMIAVSISTVWLGAQTQPLLYLVIGWSEGLLLANARAVHSTTIEREPVARRVAAFRFARVMV, encoded by the coding sequence ATGTCCCTACTCGCAGTCCTGCCGGCCCTGGTTGCGCTGATCGTCTGTCTCAGGCGCGGTCCGAGCTATGCGCTGATCGCCGTATACCTACCGGTCCTGCTGTTGCTGCCGGATGAGCTACGCTGGCCCTTCAGCGGCCATTTGACGTTGTCGGAAAGCGCGATCCTGCCAATCGCGGTGTTTTTCATTATAAAGCGGGGCCGGGAGTGGCGTTGGAGCCTTGCGGATTTCCTGGTTGTGGCGCTGATCGTGCTGACGACTATCTCCGAAGGCATCAATCGAGATGCCGCGCACGCGCGCAACCTCGCGCTCAATCTTTTCTGTACCACGGCGCTGCCGTATATGCTGGCTAAAGGCCTGTTCGAGCGCGAGCTCTTGGGCGCCGCGTTCGCGAAGCGCTTTGCGATCTGCGCGACGGTGGTGGCGATCGTCTCCGTTTATGAATTCAGAATGGGAGTCGATCTCTTCGAGCGGGTAATCATCCCGCTCTTTCCGGGGCGATCGATAACCGCGCAACTGTTTCGATACGCCTACGCGCGTATTCAAGGGCCGTGGACCCAACCGATCCTCGCCGGAATACTCTTTGCGGGCGCTTACCGCTTGACGCGCTGGCTCGAATGGAGTGGGAATTGGCCGGGCCGGGTGCCATGTCTGCCGATCAGCAAGACGCGCTTTTGCGAGATTCTGATTGTGCTGGGCAGTATCATGACGGTCTCACGCGGACCCTGGGTGGGCGCGGCGGCCGGCGGTATCTGTGTAGTTCTCGTGCGGGCGCGCCGCCGGCTCGTGGCGTTGGCGGTGACGCTGGCCGTGGCAATCATGATTGGGGGCCCGGTCAATTCGGCCTTCAAGTCGTATGCATCGGTAGATCGCCTGACCGCCGCGACCGACACTCAGGCCACTGCCGCATATCGTTACGAGCTGCTGCAGAAGTACGTCGCGATCGTGGAAGAGCGTCCAACCTGGGGCTGGGGCTCATCTCTTTTTCCGCGAGTGGACAACCTTGACTCGATCGACAACCAGTACCTGCTGGTAGCACTCGACCAGGGAATTTACACCCTCGCCGTTTTCGTCGGTCTGCTGGTCTGGATGATCGTGCGTCTGTTGAGATTTGCCCTATTCCAGCAAAGAGGCGGGGGCGCCATGTTGCTTGGCGTCAGTCTGCTAGGCACGATTGTCATGATCGCAGTTTCGATTTCGACCGTCTGGCTGGGCGCGCAAACCCAGCCCTTGCTGTACTTGGTGATCGGCTGGAGTGAGGGGTTATTACTCGCGAATGCCCGCGCCGTTCACTCCACTACTATCGAGCGAGAACCTGTTGCTCGTCGAGTAGCAGCATTTCGCTTCGCGCGGGTGATGGTGTGA
- a CDS encoding oligosaccharide flippase family protein translates to MANPGLRVRSSGPAEITPRRMAAGTLSSLINRLIGLSLAFFVLPLVIHAAGTEEYGLWAVMGATVTYFGLLDCGIGAGFIKYLAEFLEYREARKIRQIMTFGLLFYLGLGALLLPLAALSGPHIVGWLKVAPRNEALATLLLLLAVAYFVTQNALGILYAFIVAMQRSDVAAWIDTFGQVVYATAVVILLHMHLQILAVPMGLFAALFCVTLVRLVVVCRMFGWPFGNPLSLDGELVRRLFGFGLWTQISMLTAVINLETDRIILGAFVSLTSVTYYELANRLALLSRNLPLTLLGPILPAASAIDGRKDDRQLNRMYIRATRYLALGTGAIAGLLVGAGPQIVRVWMGRDYPWVTAIMAALLLTYGINNLTGVGTTVVRAVGQPHVETYYAVLGAVVNVAATIVLTPIFGLMGVIAGTLIGSTVGSIYFLWLFHKLRGLSWTEVMSEWLWRLVAAIAIAGAGIWIICNHALTPWWFAARPRGMAALIAIGVFYAGALWVVLWALRFWDRDDLDLLQRLLPGRFVVAKVKPQ, encoded by the coding sequence ATGGCTAATCCAGGTTTACGCGTCCGCAGCTCGGGGCCGGCAGAAATCACGCCGCGCCGGATGGCCGCGGGCACGCTGAGTTCGCTCATCAACCGCTTGATCGGCTTGAGTCTCGCTTTTTTTGTGCTGCCGCTGGTGATCCATGCGGCCGGAACCGAGGAGTATGGATTGTGGGCGGTGATGGGTGCGACGGTAACCTACTTCGGCCTGCTGGACTGCGGAATCGGCGCGGGTTTCATTAAGTATCTCGCGGAATTTCTCGAGTACCGCGAAGCTCGGAAAATTCGACAAATCATGACGTTCGGCTTGCTGTTCTATCTGGGGCTGGGCGCACTGCTGCTGCCGCTCGCAGCGCTTTCAGGACCGCATATCGTGGGCTGGTTGAAGGTCGCTCCGCGCAATGAGGCGCTCGCGACGCTGCTGCTCCTGCTGGCAGTGGCCTATTTTGTTACCCAGAATGCGTTGGGCATCCTGTACGCCTTCATTGTCGCGATGCAGCGCAGCGACGTGGCGGCGTGGATCGATACCTTTGGACAGGTGGTCTACGCGACTGCGGTAGTAATCCTGCTGCACATGCACTTGCAGATTCTGGCCGTTCCGATGGGGCTCTTCGCGGCGTTATTCTGCGTCACGCTCGTGCGGCTGGTTGTGGTCTGCAGGATGTTCGGATGGCCGTTCGGTAATCCGCTGAGCCTCGACGGTGAACTGGTCCGGCGGCTGTTCGGCTTTGGCCTGTGGACGCAGATCAGCATGCTGACCGCAGTAATCAATCTCGAGACCGACCGGATCATACTGGGGGCCTTTGTCAGCCTGACCAGCGTTACATACTACGAACTGGCTAATCGGCTGGCGCTGCTCTCGCGCAATCTGCCCTTGACGCTGCTGGGGCCAATCCTGCCGGCGGCGTCCGCGATCGACGGACGCAAGGATGATCGTCAACTGAATCGCATGTATATCCGCGCGACGCGCTACCTGGCGCTGGGCACGGGCGCGATCGCCGGGCTGCTGGTCGGCGCCGGCCCGCAGATTGTGCGGGTCTGGATGGGCCGCGACTATCCCTGGGTCACGGCGATCATGGCGGCGTTGTTGTTAACCTACGGGATCAACAATCTTACCGGAGTCGGGACAACGGTCGTGCGCGCGGTGGGCCAGCCGCATGTCGAGACTTACTACGCTGTGCTGGGGGCGGTGGTTAATGTGGCGGCCACAATCGTGCTGACGCCGATCTTTGGACTGATGGGGGTGATCGCGGGGACGTTGATCGGCTCGACGGTTGGTTCGATCTATTTTCTGTGGCTATTTCACAAATTGCGGGGGCTGAGCTGGACGGAAGTCATGAGCGAGTGGCTGTGGCGGTTGGTCGCGGCGATCGCGATCGCGGGCGCCGGCATCTGGATTATCTGCAACCACGCGCTCACGCCGTGGTGGTTTGCTGCGCGGCCGCGGGGCATGGCGGCGCTGATCGCGATTGGGGTGTTCTATGCGGGGGCTTTGTGGGTGGTGCTGTGGGCGCTCAGGTTTTGGGATCGCGACGACCTCGATCTGCTCCAGCGGCTGTTGCCGGGCCGGTTTGTGGTGGCGAAAGTGAAGCCTCAGTAG
- a CDS encoding glycosyltransferase family 4 protein, translating into MRITFILPGLALAPGGGVRVVYRQANYLVQRGHQVEIVFPYAVASLNAAQAESASLRERFGKFLEWKRGRLAVAIRSARGASLVWWLELDRRVKLNFVESLDQKNIPDADAVIATFWRTAEYVAEYPAIKGEKFYFIQHYEIWGGPSDRVDATWRIPMHKVMGSKWLQSLGDEMGLTDMCYVPPGVDHQLFRIMAPPATRQRSVVGFYSCQPWKGTIDAVAVFERLHERYPALRLSMFGAERPREGLPRWLKYYRNPRQEQLAREIYNTHSIYVCASHAEGWGLPPAEAMASGCAVVSTDCGGVRDYAVDGETALLSPPKDRAALFDNLCRVLDDDALRLALAERGTNCIREFTWERSGPLFEGYLCEVLAASRERGAA; encoded by the coding sequence ATGCGCATCACCTTTATATTGCCAGGTTTGGCGCTCGCTCCCGGCGGCGGCGTCCGGGTAGTTTATCGACAGGCCAACTATCTGGTGCAGCGCGGACACCAGGTGGAAATTGTTTTTCCATATGCCGTAGCCTCGCTCAACGCCGCGCAAGCTGAGTCCGCGTCGCTGCGGGAGCGGTTCGGGAAATTTCTCGAATGGAAGCGCGGGCGGCTCGCGGTGGCTATCCGGAGCGCGCGCGGAGCGTCACTGGTCTGGTGGCTCGAGCTGGACCGGCGTGTGAAGCTGAATTTCGTTGAGAGCCTCGACCAAAAAAATATCCCGGACGCCGACGCGGTCATCGCGACTTTTTGGCGCACCGCGGAATATGTCGCTGAGTATCCTGCGATCAAGGGCGAAAAATTCTATTTCATTCAGCATTATGAGATCTGGGGCGGCCCAAGCGATCGGGTTGACGCGACGTGGCGGATACCGATGCATAAAGTAATGGGGTCAAAGTGGCTGCAGTCACTCGGAGATGAAATGGGCCTGACCGACATGTGCTACGTCCCACCCGGGGTTGATCATCAGCTCTTCCGCATCATGGCGCCGCCGGCGACGCGGCAGAGGAGTGTAGTCGGATTTTATAGCTGTCAGCCGTGGAAGGGCACCATCGATGCGGTGGCGGTTTTCGAGCGGCTGCACGAGCGCTACCCGGCACTGCGACTGAGCATGTTCGGAGCTGAGCGGCCGCGGGAAGGGTTACCGCGGTGGTTGAAATATTATAGAAATCCTCGACAGGAGCAACTCGCGCGCGAAATTTACAATACTCACTCGATCTATGTATGCGCCAGTCACGCCGAGGGTTGGGGTTTGCCGCCGGCCGAAGCGATGGCGTCGGGCTGTGCGGTGGTCTCGACCGACTGCGGTGGCGTACGTGATTACGCGGTCGATGGTGAAACTGCGCTGCTCAGTCCGCCAAAGGATCGAGCGGCGCTGTTCGACAACTTATGCCGGGTGCTCGACGATGATGCTCTGCGGCTCGCCCTCGCCGAGCGCGGAACGAACTGCATTCGCGAATTTACCTGGGAGCGTTCCGGACCGCTGTTCGAAGGTTACTTGTGCGAAGTGCTGGCGGCATCGCGTGAGCGGGGTGCGGCCTGA
- a CDS encoding glycosyltransferase family 4 protein, with the protein MSTAADIHDSALRHIVFVQYGDYAEAVHRFAAGGKENYYAQKYSVDHVAFLAARYGTVTVITFSRDHPFELLPNGVGARGVLLYPSGGKARHHELLRALEEMKPTDVILVAPIRSVLHWAVRRRVRTLPLFADSFLASGWKARLKEWLLARVLNDRHFSWVANHHIAASQELARIGVDPHKILPFDWPPIVSPRDYAPKDAPAGAPFKLLYVGQLSEAKGIGDALRALHLLPGCTLTVIGGGADELSLQAMSENNAIAGQVTFHGVLPHDQVLEMMRAHDAVLVPSRHEYPEGLPFTIYEALCTRTPVVASDHPMFLRRLVRDQNALVFKAAAPASLAAAVQRLMTHPDLYRALSKATGEAAENYLCPLRLHDLINIWLQGDAEGDAYLSSFSLAGHAYV; encoded by the coding sequence ATGAGTACGGCTGCCGACATCCATGATTCTGCGTTACGACACATAGTATTCGTGCAATACGGCGACTATGCCGAAGCAGTTCATCGATTTGCCGCGGGCGGAAAGGAGAACTATTACGCGCAGAAGTATTCGGTCGATCATGTAGCTTTTCTGGCGGCCCGTTACGGCACGGTGACGGTCATCACATTCAGTCGCGACCATCCTTTCGAGTTGTTACCGAACGGCGTCGGGGCCCGCGGCGTCCTGCTCTATCCATCGGGCGGAAAGGCCCGCCACCATGAGCTGCTGCGAGCGCTCGAAGAAATGAAGCCGACGGACGTCATATTGGTTGCTCCGATCCGCTCGGTGCTGCACTGGGCGGTGCGCCGTCGCGTACGGACTCTGCCACTGTTCGCCGACAGCTTCCTCGCCTCAGGGTGGAAGGCGCGATTAAAAGAGTGGCTCTTGGCGCGAGTGCTCAACGACCGGCACTTTTCATGGGTTGCCAACCACCACATCGCCGCGTCACAAGAATTGGCCCGCATCGGCGTCGACCCACATAAGATACTGCCGTTTGACTGGCCGCCGATCGTTTCTCCGCGCGACTACGCGCCCAAGGATGCGCCGGCCGGAGCGCCATTCAAGCTGCTTTATGTCGGTCAGCTCTCAGAGGCGAAAGGGATTGGCGATGCGCTGCGCGCCCTGCATTTGTTGCCCGGGTGCACACTTACGGTTATTGGCGGCGGCGCGGACGAGTTGAGCTTGCAGGCGATGTCCGAGAATAACGCCATAGCCGGACAGGTCACTTTTCACGGTGTGCTGCCCCACGACCAAGTCCTCGAGATGATGCGAGCACACGACGCGGTGCTGGTCCCGAGCCGGCATGAGTATCCGGAGGGGCTGCCATTTACGATCTACGAGGCGCTGTGCACGCGGACGCCAGTGGTCGCGTCGGATCATCCGATGTTCCTGCGTCGGCTCGTGCGCGACCAGAACGCCCTGGTCTTCAAGGCCGCTGCGCCGGCGTCGCTCGCGGCCGCAGTGCAAAGGCTAATGACGCATCCGGACCTCTATCGCGCTTTATCGAAAGCAACGGGAGAAGCCGCCGAGAATTACCTCTGTCCGCTCAGGCTTCACGATCTAATCAACATCTGGTTACAGGGTGACGCTGAAGGCGATGCTTATCTCTCCTCGTTCTCGCTGGCAGGCCATGCATACGTTTGA